In Vigna radiata var. radiata cultivar VC1973A unplaced genomic scaffold, Vradiata_ver6 scaffold_399, whole genome shotgun sequence, the sequence AAAGTTTGGTTGACATATAggagaaaaaacatattcatttgacacgatatttaataatataataatataattatgattttaaattaaaaataatataattataattaaaatattaatatttttgtgtgtTATATACTACCCTACTTATAACCATGTAATcttcaattatttaataataatagaaacatGGATGAAAATCACGAGACACTGATTTTTTACaagcaaaatgatattttagtactattttttgacatcattttaacactgcacacgtgttaaaataaTGTGATTGGTcaatttcaaattacaaaaagCTGAGACGagaacatatttggaagagaaaaatcaaagttttatttttaatttgaaatcgtctaaccacattttgacatatatgcagtgtcaaaatgatgtaaaataatttttaaaaaaataatattttaacatcattatttgacaccattttgatactgtacacgtgtcaaaatgtgataggacgatttcaaattaaaaaaattgaaaaagagtatatttagaagagaaaaataaaaatttatttttttaatttaaaatcgtccaacccaCATTTTCACATGTGTCCAGTGTGAAAATGTTGAATGTATGTGATTTATGATAGTCTAAGTGTCTACCTTTATGACTTTATGATTACTCTGTACCGTCCTTCTGACTTTGTCTCAATAATGGAGGTattctcattttcttcctcAACAGCAATAGTGTGTCTGGTGAGCGTGATCGCTGGTGTGATTCCGTTATGGGCGTTGAAGATGGTGTACACGCTGTGGCTTAGGCCTAAGAGGTTCGAGAAACTTCTGAGAGCACAAGGTCTTCGTGGTGACCCATACACCTTTTCACTTTTCACCCCAAACCAAAACCCTGCTCCACAAAACAACCCTCAATCGCAATCTTTTCTTGTCTCCGACGATGTTGCTCCTCGCTTGTCCTTGCTGCCTAACAACACTGTTGCCAAATACGGTTCACTTTTCCTACCTCCTCAAAATTTGTAGCTATACATAACATGCATTCAGTTTGGGCATGAAAGTGATGTTTTTCGGTGATTCTTCCTGCATCTTTCAATGTTCTTGCTAcaacattcttttcttttttttttttttttttttttaaaaatttctaaaacaagTCCAGAAATATTGCATGCACCCTAAATTTATTAGTCTATACCATTACTCTCCTCTCCTCACGAAATAACATTTTTGGATCTTAAGCAGTTTTAGCAATTACTAATAAGTGAATTATGTACAGGCAAGAATTCCTATTTATGGGAAGGCACAACACCAAAGGTCATCATTACTGAtccaaatcaaatcaaagaagTCTTCAATAACATTCATGATTTCCAGAAACAAAAGATAAGTGGCATTGCCAAGTTCTTGGTCAATGGTCTGATAAACTCAGAGGGTGATAAGTGGGTTCAACATCGAAAGATAATCAACCCTGCATTCCACTTGGAAAAATTGAAAGTAagtttattactttaatttataaataaatatttttttcacagcATTACCTAATTATTAATCGAGATGCACAAAAAGTATGTATacttttataatgaatttaataaGTATCCTTGTTGTTTGGACATGAAGACTTTTGAGATAAAATATTGGTCGCTCTGAAATTTTGAActcttttataactttttcttttaaaatgtctTAAGGGTTGAAGAGTTGAAGGAGAAAGGAGTacttaaataattgttttttgtcttaattttatAAGACATTTGGATGTACTGGAATAGTTAAAGGAGTTTTCAGGATATTAGTGTTTCGATCTCAAGTCAATCACCGCATCCAACACATTATTTAAACATTACTCAGGAATTGAGGTCAAGACTAAGTTTCACAGTCCAAAACACACAAGAACATTTTTGGATGTGATGATTGACTATAAGGATGAGACTTAAGGTCAGAAgattagttgtttttcatccaTTAGGTTGTTGTACATTATAATTAAACTCGAAGTTGTTTTTGGTGCTTCGTAATCAAATTAAACTCTTAGTTGATACTTAATTTGCAGAACATGCTACCAGCATTTTCCCAAAGTTGCCATGATGTGATTAGCGAGTGGAAGGGAATGTTATCATCAGATGGAAAATGTGAGATTGACGTTTCGCCTTTCATTCGGAATTTGACTCGTGATGTAATTTCTAGAACAGCTTTCGGAAGCAGCTATGCAGAAGGAAAAAAGATATTTCAGCTTCTCAGAATTCAGGGGAACCTTGTCATGACTGGAAAGTACAATAACACACCAATATTGCGGTAATACCACGTTGATTCCTTGTAAAATGTGATTACtaaattatgcatgttttagttttattgaaACTCAACTCACCATGAAGTTCATCGAACCTTAGAGAATCACCCTGAAAGCTAGACATTGTAGATAGAGATTAAGCTCTCCATACACCAAATCACTGCTATAGTGATGACGACAAATAGTTATgaattacatacagattttgaTTTAAGGCACATTTGATATATGTTTCGAAAAACCTTTGAAATTCAAGAAATGTGGCATACCTGACTTATACAAGAACTAATAATGTTACTTCAAGGAAATTGACCTTTATTAATTCAACATGTTTCTAGGCATTTACCAACACCTACCAAAATGAAGTTGAGAGCAGTtgataaagaaatgaaaaattcaattggaaatatcataaaaaaacgAGAGAAAGCCATGAAGAAGGGTGAATCCAACAGTAAAGATTTATTAGGCTTACTTTTAGAATCAAATCAAATGGAAATCCAAGGACATGGAAACAATAAGAGTTTTGGAATGAGTATTGAAGAAGTAATTGGTGAGTGCAAGTTATTCTACATAGCAGGGCAAGACACGACTTCATCTCTGCTGGTTTGGACATTGATCATGTTGAGTAGGTATCCTGAATGGCAAAAACGAGCTAGGGAGGAAGTTCTTCATgtttttggaaaacaaaatccaaacATTGATGGGTTGAGTCAGCTCAAAACTGTATGTATCacatgatttcattttattatcttaattaaaaatgcatTTCATGCTAACATGTGCCAAAATGTTTCTTCCGTAGATGACCATGATTCTGTATGAAGTTCTGAGGTTATTCCCTCCCATTGTTTTCCACAATCGCACACTCCAGAGGGATATGGAACTTGGAAACCTGTCACTACCTGCAGGAGTAAATGTTACCTTGCCAATTTTTTTACTTCATCAGGATGTTGATATATGGGGTAATGATGCAATGAAGTTCAAACCAGAAAGGTTCTCTGAAGGTGTTGCTAAGGCAACAAAAGGCCAAGTTGTATTTTACCCATTTGGATGGGGTCCTAGAATTTGCATTGGCCAAAACTTTGCCTTGTTGGAGGCCAAGGTTGTCTTGTCATTGTTTCTGCAGAATTTCTCATTCGAGCTTTCTCCTGTTTATGTGCATGCTCCTGCAGTTATGCTTAGTTTGCAACCAAAACACGGTGCGCCACTTATTTTGCAAAAGCTATGATAATTGATCATATTCTGAACCAAAAAAGGTCATGGTTTTAGATCTGCAAAATGGTCTCACTGGTATAAGACTATGCATGTCACCTGGCTTAGTGTATCAACTTTATATTCCTTTCTGTAACAACAATCTCGTGTTCGGTGGAGTAGAAACTATATATCTTTTAAGAACTTTTGTAAGAACTTCTATGTTGTAATGCATGTGTTTGAATTCCGTCTCATG encodes:
- the LOC106780477 gene encoding 11-oxo-beta-amyrin 30-oxidase-like; translation: MITLYRPSDFVSIMEVFSFSSSTAIVCLVSVIAGVIPLWALKMVYTLWLRPKRFEKLLRAQGLRGDPYTFSLFTPNQNPAPQNNPQSQSFLVSDDVAPRLSLLPNNTVAKYGKNSYLWEGTTPKVIITDPNQIKEVFNNIHDFQKQKISGIAKFLVNGLINSEGDKWVQHRKIINPAFHLEKLKNMLPAFSQSCHDVISEWKGMLSSDGKCEIDVSPFIRNLTRDVISRTAFGSSYAEGKKIFQLLRIQGNLVMTGKYNNTPILRHLPTPTKMKLRAVDKEMKNSIGNIIKKREKAMKKGESNSKDLLGLLLESNQMEIQGHGNNKSFGMSIEEVIGECKLFYIAGQDTTSSLLVWTLIMLSRYPEWQKRAREEVLHVFGKQNPNIDGLSQLKTMTMILYEVLRLFPPIVFHNRTLQRDMELGNLSLPAGVNVTLPIFLLHQDVDIWGNDAMKFKPERFSEGVAKATKGQVVFYPFGWGPRICIGQNFALLEAKVVLSLFLQNFSFELSPVYVHAPAVMLSLQPKHGAPLILQKL